In Limnobaculum parvum, one DNA window encodes the following:
- a CDS encoding carbamate kinase has protein sequence MKKTLVIALGGNALLQRGEVLSAQNQYKNIEQVASVVAALAPEYRLVIVHGNGPQVGLLALQNQACDLTPPYPLDILVAETQGMLGYMIAQTLGQRPRMPMISCLLTRIEVDPADIAFNEPSKFIGPIYQPSQEQEMVANYGYQMKRDGQYLRRVVASPRPLRVLEIDVIRHLLFQGNVVICGGGGGIPVAPNEQGFVGVEAVIDKDLAAALLAKELNAEYLMILTDADAVYQDWGTPQARALRNVTVETLRPFSAPDGSMGPKAQAVIEFVEQTGKTAFIGALKDAAEILKGNKGTKVVGTQEALVS, from the coding sequence ATGAAAAAGACATTAGTGATTGCATTAGGTGGTAATGCATTATTACAACGAGGCGAAGTATTATCTGCTCAGAATCAATATAAAAATATTGAACAGGTTGCCAGTGTTGTCGCGGCATTGGCCCCAGAATATCGGTTAGTGATTGTACATGGTAATGGTCCGCAGGTTGGTTTATTGGCGCTGCAAAATCAGGCCTGCGACCTGACTCCGCCTTACCCATTAGATATTTTGGTGGCGGAAACTCAGGGAATGCTGGGTTATATGATCGCTCAGACGCTGGGACAGAGGCCGAGAATGCCAATGATTAGCTGCTTATTGACGCGCATTGAGGTTGATCCTGCGGATATCGCGTTTAACGAGCCCAGCAAATTTATTGGCCCGATTTATCAACCTTCGCAAGAACAGGAGATGGTCGCTAACTATGGTTATCAGATGAAGCGCGACGGACAATATTTACGTCGCGTCGTTGCTTCTCCCCGGCCACTACGCGTATTGGAAATTGATGTCATTCGCCATTTGTTATTTCAGGGAAATGTGGTTATCTGTGGCGGTGGTGGTGGCATACCGGTAGCTCCCAATGAACAGGGTTTTGTTGGCGTAGAAGCGGTGATTGATAAAGATCTGGCGGCGGCCTTACTGGCAAAAGAGTTAAATGCAGAATATCTGATGATATTGACGGATGCTGATGCAGTATATCAAGACTGGGGAACACCACAGGCTCGGGCTTTACGTAACGTAACGGTAGAAACGCTACGTCCATTTTCCGCGCCTGACGGCTCTATGGGGCCTAAAGCACAGGCTGTGATTGAGTTTGTTGAACAGACGGGAAAAACAGCATTTATTGGTGCTTTAAAAGATGCCGCTGAAATTTTAAAGGGAAATAAAGGAACAAAGGTGGTCGGCACTCAGGAAGCGCTGGTGAGTTAG
- a CDS encoding autotransporter outer membrane beta-barrel domain-containing protein codes for MRKFPLKALVILTSACASNYLHAQVITNSTVISDGSTIDGIIFSGNTVSVANNGSIIVNDNGIGNGSPAPIYAWNDGSLNLGSNSTVISTSPGQNNYAYGIYARGNNNSVIADNLSVSSTYKNSSFFTLGIVNDIWLAADNSLIDLSGKTTINVSNELGKASALLAQCYPGALSGGSDACNDTGYQIKADRLDITSVGGSSARGIDAEGAAITYNDATVNVSTKNNASTAIGLYSLTGYLKSDGKTDVSVTGNSSDSYIYSVLGEDKNKYNTSVYTIDLGGDVNVNINAEPLSKNTKYYGATAIRSDLKLNNMSVNFNNKSTEKNSFYGLTTIAATQSSSITVDGNFKADFSADSLILPTNTVAYVYSTGTSNITLNGDASLGSEYSKNPTYWSMYSSTGSSINTNGGKLTAYGRMVSSGGNIDISTADQSYIWGTTSTTNNGVLNLNLNGNGSSWDMINNSSLSNLTLNGSTLRYEKPSDNASFTPKTLIVNGDYNSNNGTLVLNTVLADDASATDKLIVKGNTSGSTDVVINNIGGNGALTNTGIEIVEVNGNSAGSFRNGGRIVAGAYEYFVRSGATLNGANANNWYLVSDYKQPDPEPIPEPTPEPTPEPVVPVEPASDPVTPAINNNVYRPESGSYLANLVAANTLFMSRLHDRLGETQYTDVLTNESKVTSMWLRNIGGHNQFKSGDDQLKTTGNRYVVQLGGDVAQWSNNDLDRWHLGVMAGYANSQNSTRSRIDSYSSKGSIDGYSAGMYGTWYANNEDKSGAYTDTWVLYNWFNNEVKGEELATEKYKSSGITASIESGYSFKLGENEHASYWLQPKAQVVWMGVDANGHHESNGTYVVQDDANNIMTRLGVKLYENGHHPVDDGKDRTFQPFVEANWIHNVNDFAVKMNDNRNVQDGAKNIGEIKLGVEGKINNNLTLWGNVAQQLGTHSYSDTQAILAVKYSF; via the coding sequence ATGCGTAAATTTCCATTAAAAGCACTCGTTATTCTTACCAGTGCTTGTGCAAGCAATTATCTACACGCTCAAGTTATCACAAATAGTACAGTTATTAGTGATGGTTCCACCATTGATGGAATCATATTTTCAGGAAATACCGTATCTGTTGCAAATAATGGTTCCATCATCGTTAATGACAATGGCATAGGTAATGGCTCCCCGGCGCCAATATATGCATGGAATGATGGTTCTCTTAATTTAGGTTCAAATTCCACAGTGATATCAACCTCCCCTGGCCAAAATAATTACGCTTATGGAATTTATGCCAGAGGTAATAACAACAGCGTTATCGCTGATAATTTAAGTGTTTCATCTACATATAAGAACAGTAGTTTCTTCACATTAGGTATTGTGAATGACATATGGTTGGCTGCAGACAACAGTCTGATTGACCTTAGCGGAAAGACGACCATTAATGTCTCTAATGAATTAGGCAAAGCTTCAGCGCTTTTGGCCCAGTGCTACCCGGGTGCTCTCTCTGGGGGAAGCGATGCCTGTAATGATACCGGATACCAAATCAAAGCTGACCGTCTGGATATAACATCTGTTGGTGGTAGCAGTGCTCGAGGTATTGATGCTGAAGGTGCAGCCATTACTTATAATGATGCCACTGTTAATGTATCAACAAAGAATAATGCATCTACGGCTATCGGTTTATATTCTTTAACTGGATATCTGAAGTCAGATGGTAAAACAGATGTCTCTGTAACAGGAAATAGCAGTGATTCATATATTTATAGTGTGTTAGGCGAAGATAAAAATAAATATAATACGTCTGTTTATACTATCGATCTGGGTGGTGATGTTAATGTTAATATTAACGCGGAACCACTGTCAAAAAATACAAAATACTATGGTGCTACTGCAATAAGAAGCGACCTTAAGTTGAATAATATGTCGGTTAATTTTAACAATAAGTCGACTGAAAAGAATTCATTTTATGGTTTAACAACGATTGCTGCTACTCAATCATCTTCCATTACTGTAGATGGTAATTTTAAAGCTGATTTTTCAGCAGATTCATTAATTCTACCAACCAATACTGTGGCCTATGTTTATTCAACAGGAACCAGCAATATCACATTAAATGGTGATGCTAGCTTGGGTAGTGAATATTCTAAAAATCCAACATATTGGTCAATGTACTCTTCCACTGGTTCATCAATCAATACCAACGGTGGAAAACTTACCGCGTACGGAAGAATGGTCTCTTCTGGTGGTAATATTGATATTTCAACCGCAGACCAATCTTATATATGGGGCACCACATCCACCACGAATAATGGTGTGTTGAATTTAAATCTGAATGGTAACGGTAGCTCCTGGGATATGATCAATAACTCATCCCTGAGCAACTTAACGCTGAATGGATCAACGTTACGATATGAAAAACCATCAGATAATGCGTCTTTCACCCCAAAAACACTGATTGTTAACGGCGACTACAACAGTAATAACGGTACCTTGGTTCTTAATACTGTATTGGCTGATGATGCTTCAGCGACTGATAAACTAATCGTCAAAGGTAATACCTCTGGCAGCACAGATGTTGTTATTAATAATATTGGTGGAAATGGTGCATTAACCAATACAGGAATAGAAATCGTTGAGGTTAACGGTAATTCTGCCGGTTCTTTCCGTAATGGTGGTCGTATTGTTGCTGGTGCTTATGAATATTTCGTGCGTTCAGGTGCAACCTTAAATGGTGCAAATGCAAATAACTGGTATTTAGTTTCTGATTACAAGCAACCAGATCCTGAACCTATTCCTGAGCCAACGCCAGAACCTACTCCTGAGCCCGTTGTACCTGTAGAACCGGCGTCAGACCCAGTGACTCCAGCGATTAATAATAACGTATATCGTCCAGAATCAGGAAGTTATTTGGCTAACCTCGTCGCAGCAAATACATTATTCATGTCCCGATTGCATGACCGCTTAGGTGAAACTCAATATACCGACGTTCTGACCAATGAAAGCAAAGTTACAAGTATGTGGCTGCGCAATATTGGTGGTCATAACCAGTTCAAAAGTGGTGATGACCAACTGAAAACCACTGGAAACCGTTATGTCGTGCAACTAGGTGGTGATGTAGCTCAATGGAGCAATAATGATTTAGACCGCTGGCATCTTGGCGTTATGGCTGGTTATGCGAATAGCCAAAATAGCACCCGCTCTCGTATCGATTCTTATTCATCAAAGGGTAGTATTGATGGTTACAGTGCCGGTATGTACGGAACTTGGTATGCCAATAACGAAGATAAGAGTGGAGCCTATACTGACACGTGGGTTCTTTACAACTGGTTTAATAACGAAGTAAAAGGCGAAGAGCTGGCTACTGAGAAATATAAATCCAGCGGTATTACGGCTTCAATCGAAAGTGGATACAGTTTCAAACTCGGTGAGAATGAGCATGCCAGCTACTGGCTACAGCCTAAAGCACAAGTCGTGTGGATGGGCGTTGATGCAAATGGCCACCATGAGAGTAACGGAACTTACGTTGTTCAAGATGATGCCAATAATATCATGACTCGGTTAGGTGTTAAGCTCTATGAAAACGGTCATCATCCAGTTGATGATGGTAAAGATCGTACTTTCCAACCATTTGTTGAAGCTAACTGGATCCATAATGTTAATGACTTTGCGGTGAAAATGAATGACAACCGTAATGTTCAGGATGGCGCTAAAAACATCGGCGAAATTAAGCTGGGTGTGGAAGGCAAGATCAATAATAATTTGACCTTATGGGGCAATGTCGCTCAACAACTTGGTACACATTCATATAGCGATACTCAAGCGATATTAGCCGTTAAATATAGCTTCTGA
- the sbcB gene encoding exodeoxyribonuclease I, with protein MKKPADQPTFYVHDYETFGISPSYDRPAQFAGIRTDSDFNIIAEPLVIYCKPTNDYLPDPDAVMITGITPQEALSKGLVEAEFARQIHDSFSTPNTCILGYNNIRFDDEVSRNIFYRNFYDPYAYSWQNGNSRWDLLDVMRACYALRPDGIQWPLNDEGLPSFKLEHLTKANGVEHTHAHDAMSDVYATIAMAKLVKQAQPKLFDYLYQLRNKRKVANLIDIAEMTPLVHVSGMFGALRGNTSWIAPLAWHPDNSNAVIVCDLAGDMTPLLELDADTLRTRLYTRRDELNEGESPVPLKLVHTNKCPILAPAKTLLPENADRLGIDRQRCLANLQLLRQSPDLREKVMAIFSEATPFTPPTDVDGRLYDGFFSDADRAAIGIIQRTKPENLPALSLAFSDNRLETLLFRYRARNYPKTLDDAEQRRWLAHRQEMLSPERLEKYIAKIEQLAQLHSDNTDKVSQLKALFRYAEQLVG; from the coding sequence ATGAAAAAACCAGCAGACCAGCCAACTTTTTACGTGCATGATTATGAGACTTTCGGTATTAGTCCATCCTACGATCGCCCTGCTCAGTTTGCTGGCATCCGTACCGACAGTGATTTCAATATCATCGCTGAGCCATTAGTCATTTATTGTAAGCCTACCAATGACTACCTGCCAGATCCTGATGCAGTCATGATTACCGGTATCACACCTCAGGAAGCACTGAGTAAAGGTCTCGTCGAAGCCGAGTTTGCCCGTCAGATTCACGATAGTTTCAGCACGCCAAATACCTGTATTTTAGGCTACAACAATATTCGCTTTGATGATGAAGTTAGCCGTAATATTTTTTACCGTAACTTCTACGATCCTTACGCTTATAGCTGGCAAAATGGTAATTCTCGCTGGGATCTGTTGGATGTGATGCGAGCCTGTTATGCCCTGCGACCCGATGGCATTCAGTGGCCGCTTAACGATGAAGGCTTACCCAGCTTTAAGCTGGAGCACCTCACCAAAGCCAACGGTGTAGAACATACCCACGCTCATGACGCGATGTCTGATGTTTACGCCACTATCGCTATGGCGAAGCTGGTTAAGCAGGCTCAACCAAAACTGTTCGATTATTTGTACCAATTAAGAAACAAACGAAAAGTTGCTAACCTCATTGATATCGCTGAAATGACCCCGCTGGTTCACGTCTCCGGTATGTTTGGTGCATTGCGGGGTAACACAAGCTGGATTGCGCCACTGGCCTGGCATCCAGATAACAGTAATGCGGTCATTGTCTGCGACTTAGCCGGGGATATGACCCCGTTGCTGGAGTTGGATGCCGATACCCTGCGGACACGCCTCTACACTCGTCGTGATGAGCTTAACGAAGGAGAATCGCCTGTTCCGTTAAAGCTGGTTCATACTAATAAGTGCCCGATCTTAGCCCCAGCCAAAACACTGTTGCCGGAAAATGCAGATCGCTTAGGTATTGACCGTCAGCGCTGTCTGGCCAATCTTCAATTACTGCGTCAAAGCCCGGACCTCCGCGAAAAAGTGATGGCTATCTTCAGTGAAGCAACGCCGTTTACGCCGCCAACTGATGTAGATGGCCGATTGTATGATGGTTTTTTCAGCGATGCGGATCGCGCAGCAATTGGCATAATTCAGCGCACTAAACCAGAAAATCTGCCGGCATTAAGTTTGGCCTTTAGCGATAACCGACTCGAAACCCTATTGTTCCGCTACCGCGCCCGTAACTATCCCAAAACGCTGGATGATGCAGAACAACGACGCTGGCTAGCGCATCGTCAGGAGATGTTAAGTCCGGAACGTCTGGAGAAATACATCGCCAAAATTGAGCAATTAGCTCAGTTACACAGCGATAATACAGATAAAGTCTCCCAGCTTAAGGCGCTATTCCGCTACGCTGAACAACTGGTTGGCTAG
- a CDS encoding ion transporter yields MDIIFVLLFSFEYLMRLWVTPKFVGYPTSVMGAIDLVTTLSLYFILLLPDLLPHYENLLRLGRILCILRLFKLLGVMDDVAFFRRCILKARSKLFLFLFSIAIVAMMSGGIMFVIEGPKNGFTNLGASIYWAVVTLATVGYGDITPHTSIGRVITSMLIILGYLSLAIPTSILSAYVIAERDRKFSFSCPSCKHTGHERDARYCKCCGGKLSLND; encoded by the coding sequence ATGGATATCATCTTTGTTTTGTTATTTTCCTTTGAATATCTTATGCGGCTTTGGGTGACTCCTAAGTTCGTGGGTTATCCGACGTCAGTCATGGGAGCGATTGATTTAGTTACCACACTTAGCCTTTATTTTATTTTGTTACTTCCTGATCTACTGCCGCATTATGAGAACCTGTTGAGACTGGGGCGTATTCTCTGCATTTTGCGCCTGTTTAAGCTGTTGGGGGTGATGGATGATGTGGCGTTTTTCCGTCGTTGTATTTTGAAGGCCAGAAGTAAGTTATTTCTGTTTTTATTCAGCATTGCGATAGTGGCAATGATGAGTGGTGGCATTATGTTTGTGATAGAAGGCCCCAAAAATGGATTTACCAATTTGGGCGCTTCAATCTATTGGGCGGTGGTGACGCTGGCTACCGTTGGTTATGGAGATATTACTCCTCATACCTCGATTGGTCGGGTTATCACCTCCATGCTGATTATATTGGGCTACCTTTCACTGGCGATACCTACCAGTATTCTTTCTGCTTATGTCATAGCGGAAAGAGATCGTAAATTTTCTTTTAGCTGTCCGTCATGTAAACACACGGGACACGAACGGGATGCTCGATATTGTAAATGTTGTGGCGGAAAGTTGAGCCTCAATGATTGA
- a CDS encoding DUF2877 domain-containing protein, with amino-acid sequence MPRVTLAVSAFSPLQPDTLTCHSRFNQAINLQNAKGELLTLHRYGHGFSPMGWLLRTADFDQLHQQLKIGDRLTMNQEGLYSPNNLLISPQRYMTLRLPILSPAVWPTLSTLLLGASHPTGLLGNLNQAISTLSPLVAHLHRQLTDWFEGRQPQWQSIIGLGPGLTPSGDDMLIGAMAVLHCIPTLRDYLHQVPLINGSTKALCLLTTEVSACYLHHATLGHYSSSLTHLLHCLARSSLMTQHVVDRVLQHGHTSGADTLLGMHVALCWLTLNFQKDPPYARSGNITNLY; translated from the coding sequence ATGCCTCGTGTCACACTGGCGGTCAGTGCCTTTTCCCCATTACAGCCCGATACATTAACCTGCCATAGCCGCTTCAATCAGGCTATCAATTTACAAAACGCCAAAGGTGAACTCTTAACGTTGCACCGCTATGGACATGGCTTTAGCCCTATGGGATGGCTATTACGCACCGCTGATTTTGACCAATTACATCAACAGTTGAAGATCGGTGATCGGCTCACCATGAACCAAGAGGGACTTTATTCGCCAAATAACCTACTGATTTCCCCTCAGCGTTATATGACCTTACGCCTTCCGATTCTATCGCCAGCCGTTTGGCCCACTTTATCTACCTTATTGCTTGGCGCTTCCCATCCTACGGGACTGTTGGGCAATCTAAATCAAGCAATATCCACCCTATCACCTTTGGTTGCCCATTTGCATCGGCAACTTACTGATTGGTTTGAGGGGCGACAGCCCCAGTGGCAATCAATCATTGGGCTGGGGCCAGGGCTTACCCCCAGTGGGGACGATATGCTGATTGGTGCGATGGCTGTCCTGCACTGTATTCCAACGTTACGCGACTATTTACACCAGGTACCGCTAATTAATGGCTCAACAAAAGCGTTATGTTTATTAACCACTGAAGTCAGCGCGTGCTATTTACACCATGCTACACTCGGTCATTACTCATCATCCCTAACTCATTTGCTACACTGTTTAGCCCGTTCGTCGCTCATGACACAACATGTCGTAGATAGGGTGTTACAGCATGGTCATACTTCAGGTGCAGACACACTGCTGGGTATGCACGTTGCACTTTGCTGGCTTACGTTAAACTTCCAAAAGGATCCGCCCTATGCTCGATCAGGAAACATTACGAACCTTTATTAA
- the fucO gene encoding lactaldehyde reductase — translation MANRMILNETSYFGAGAISHIVDEVKKRGFKKALLVTDKDLIKFGVATKVSKLLDEAKLPYEIFDDVIPNPTITVVQKGVTKFKQSGADYLIAVGGGSPQDTCKAIGIIINNPEYADVRSLEGVAPTKKASIPMIAIPTTAGTAAEVTINYVITDEEKRRKFVCVDPHDIPVIAIIDSEMMASMPASLKAATGIDALTHAIEGYTTKGAWELTDMMHLKAIEIIARSLRASVKGDAAGVEDMALGQYIAGMGFSNVGLGLVHGMAHPLGAFYDTPHGVANAILLPHIMAYNADFTGDKFRAIAVAMGVKNAANLPLAEVREAAIDAVKQLSKDVGIPTKLRDVGVKESDIDALAQAAFDDVCTGGNPRDTNVEEIKALYRAIY, via the coding sequence ATGGCAAATAGAATGATCCTCAATGAAACCTCCTACTTTGGTGCTGGAGCCATTTCCCATATTGTGGATGAAGTGAAAAAACGCGGATTCAAAAAAGCGCTGCTGGTGACCGATAAAGATCTGATTAAGTTCGGTGTGGCAACGAAAGTTAGCAAACTGCTGGATGAGGCTAAACTGCCTTACGAAATATTTGATGATGTTATCCCTAACCCAACCATTACCGTGGTGCAAAAAGGCGTAACCAAGTTTAAACAGTCAGGAGCTGACTACCTGATCGCCGTTGGTGGTGGCTCCCCACAGGATACCTGTAAAGCCATTGGTATTATCATCAATAACCCTGAGTATGCTGACGTAAGAAGCCTTGAAGGTGTAGCTCCGACCAAGAAAGCCAGCATCCCAATGATAGCTATTCCTACCACCGCAGGTACCGCCGCTGAAGTTACCATTAACTATGTGATTACCGACGAAGAAAAGCGCCGCAAGTTTGTCTGCGTTGACCCTCATGATATTCCAGTTATTGCCATTATCGATTCAGAAATGATGGCCAGCATGCCTGCCTCGCTAAAAGCCGCTACCGGGATTGATGCCCTGACCCATGCCATCGAAGGTTATACCACCAAAGGCGCTTGGGAATTAACGGATATGATGCATCTGAAGGCGATTGAGATTATCGCCCGCTCTCTGCGCGCATCGGTAAAAGGTGATGCCGCTGGCGTAGAAGATATGGCGTTGGGCCAATATATTGCCGGTATGGGCTTCTCTAACGTAGGTTTGGGCTTAGTCCACGGGATGGCGCACCCATTAGGCGCCTTTTATGATACGCCTCACGGCGTGGCTAACGCCATTCTGCTACCGCATATCATGGCTTACAACGCTGATTTCACTGGTGATAAGTTCCGCGCTATCGCAGTGGCAATGGGGGTTAAAAACGCAGCCAATCTACCGCTGGCAGAGGTGCGTGAAGCCGCAATTGATGCGGTTAAGCAACTGAGTAAAGATGTGGGTATCCCAACCAAACTGCGTGATGTTGGCGTGAAAGAGAGTGATATTGATGCGTTGGCTCAGGCTGCCTTTGACGATGTATGTACCGGTGGTAACCCGCGGGATACAAACGTAGAAGAAATTAAAGCGTTGTATCGCGCTATTTATTAA
- the fdrA gene encoding acyl-CoA synthetase FdrA, translating into MIYAFVKKGSFQDSVSLMLISRKLSASQGVDEVSVMMGTPANKALLEATGFWHSDFATATPNDICAAIRTHEEMTDIIDVIRTSLENELNTIAQGQRGGQHLQKARRWESSQQKLPDANLLLISIAGEYAAELAQQGLDDGKNVMLFSDNVSLEQEIALKQNARAKGLLVMGPDCGTAMIAGAPLAFANVLPKGSIGVIGASGTGIQELTSQIALLRQGVTHALGLGGRDLSAEVGGISALSALEMLAMDSQSKVLAFVSKPPAESVRLKVLATMKSIAKPVVALFLGAKPEKRHDGNVWLASSLAEAAQLAVMLANVEEIAANQPNVAERKILGLYAGGTLAAEAAMLLAEQIGAETDKHHYQGIMLDAQGHKLIDLGDDVYTVGRPHPMIDPTTRSLEIQKLANQPEVGVLLLDVVLGYGACEDPAFAVVEAVNQVRAARGSEHPLVVIATVTGTQQDPQPRAEQIDALINGDIVVMNTLQEAVLLAHHVITRHQFHEQSVIPPLLQGVKVINAGLRSFAQDLQTSGCPVVHYQWAPIASGNQYLAALLKKLN; encoded by the coding sequence ATGATTTACGCTTTTGTAAAAAAAGGGAGTTTTCAGGACTCGGTCAGCCTAATGCTCATCTCCCGAAAATTGAGCGCTTCTCAGGGAGTGGATGAGGTTTCCGTTATGATGGGCACCCCCGCGAATAAAGCGCTCTTAGAGGCGACCGGCTTCTGGCATTCAGATTTCGCTACCGCAACCCCGAACGATATCTGTGCGGCGATTCGTACTCATGAAGAGATGACCGATATTATTGATGTCATCCGTACTTCACTGGAAAACGAGTTGAACACCATTGCTCAAGGCCAGCGCGGAGGTCAGCATCTACAAAAAGCGCGCCGTTGGGAAAGCTCACAGCAAAAGTTGCCTGACGCTAACCTGCTACTTATCTCCATTGCCGGTGAATATGCCGCAGAGCTGGCACAGCAAGGGTTAGATGATGGTAAAAATGTCATGCTGTTTTCCGATAACGTTTCCCTTGAGCAAGAAATTGCACTGAAACAAAATGCCCGAGCGAAAGGACTATTAGTGATGGGGCCCGACTGCGGAACAGCCATGATTGCCGGAGCACCTCTGGCTTTTGCCAATGTGCTGCCCAAAGGCAGTATTGGTGTGATTGGCGCTTCAGGCACCGGCATTCAAGAACTCACCTCCCAAATTGCTCTGCTACGTCAGGGAGTAACTCATGCATTAGGACTCGGCGGACGCGATCTGAGTGCTGAAGTCGGTGGAATCAGCGCACTGAGCGCCCTTGAGATGCTGGCAATGGATAGCCAGAGTAAAGTACTGGCTTTTGTGTCCAAACCACCAGCAGAAAGCGTTCGCCTGAAAGTACTGGCAACCATGAAATCCATCGCTAAACCGGTGGTGGCCCTATTTTTAGGCGCTAAACCGGAAAAACGCCATGACGGTAATGTGTGGCTAGCAAGTTCACTGGCAGAAGCAGCACAGCTCGCTGTAATGTTGGCTAATGTGGAAGAGATAGCCGCTAATCAACCCAATGTGGCAGAAAGAAAAATCCTTGGTCTGTATGCCGGTGGCACATTAGCCGCAGAAGCGGCAATGCTGCTGGCGGAGCAGATTGGGGCAGAAACCGATAAACATCACTATCAGGGCATTATGCTTGATGCACAGGGCCATAAGCTGATCGATCTCGGTGATGATGTTTACACCGTCGGTCGCCCACATCCCATGATTGACCCGACCACTCGTTCATTAGAGATCCAAAAGCTGGCAAATCAACCTGAGGTGGGCGTACTGCTGTTAGATGTAGTATTGGGATATGGTGCCTGTGAAGATCCAGCTTTTGCGGTTGTCGAAGCGGTCAATCAAGTTCGGGCGGCCCGGGGCAGCGAACATCCATTGGTGGTGATCGCAACAGTAACCGGAACTCAGCAAGACCCTCAACCGCGCGCCGAACAAATTGATGCCCTGATCAATGGCGATATTGTGGTGATGAATACCCTGCAAGAAGCAGTATTGCTGGCACACCATGTGATTACCCGTCACCAATTCCATGAGCAAAGCGTAATACCACCGCTACTACAAGGCGTAAAAGTGATTAACGCTGGCCTACGTAGCTTTGCTCAGGACTTACAGACTTCCGGCTGCCCTGTTGTTCATTATCAATGGGCCCCTATCGCCAGCGGCAATCAGTATCTAGCCGCTTTGCTGAAAAAATTAAATTAA
- a CDS encoding MFS transporter, producing the protein MSDSVNDVATPQRTGIPAWWVTIFLFWLGWIFMYADRTILNPVMGELEKEFSLTGTQLGVLNSVFYFSYALLQVPAGVLGDKIGKKKVLIPGFLLFGVFTAVTGWAKSWTTLLFARVVTGAGEGTYYGPQYGLSSEQIPKKYRSLGSAIINSGMAFGIALGLMSSSWLVYDQGHSWRMPFYVMAIPSILTGLAIWFFIKEKKKTQTSADGAPIKKGKLGDLLKNRNLLRVYLMVFCSLFGFFVILTWLPYYLQSERGIPGNETGFISSLVAWISIPGALIFSSISDRLGKRKPLILILVPLATLSLLSIVWMPSMTGVVIALCIYGLVGKLALDPVLVALVADSVDENNYSTAFGLFNFIGMSSSILAPIITGAARDITGSLASGFYLSAILLVIGLVGMLFLKEKK; encoded by the coding sequence ATGTCAGACTCAGTTAATGACGTGGCAACACCACAAAGAACAGGAATACCCGCATGGTGGGTAACTATTTTCTTATTCTGGTTAGGTTGGATATTTATGTATGCTGACCGAACAATATTAAATCCTGTTATGGGTGAATTAGAAAAAGAGTTTAGTTTAACCGGAACTCAACTCGGCGTTTTAAATTCAGTATTTTATTTTTCTTATGCTTTATTACAAGTTCCCGCCGGTGTCCTAGGGGATAAAATCGGTAAGAAAAAAGTATTGATTCCGGGGTTCTTACTGTTTGGCGTATTTACCGCCGTCACCGGCTGGGCCAAAAGCTGGACAACGCTATTATTCGCCCGCGTGGTAACCGGTGCCGGGGAAGGCACTTATTATGGCCCTCAATATGGCCTCTCATCTGAACAAATTCCGAAAAAATACCGATCTCTTGGCAGTGCCATTATTAACAGCGGTATGGCGTTTGGTATTGCGCTCGGTCTGATGTCATCCAGTTGGTTAGTTTACGATCAGGGTCACAGCTGGCGTATGCCATTTTACGTTATGGCGATCCCCAGCATTTTGACTGGTTTAGCTATCTGGTTCTTTATTAAAGAGAAAAAGAAAACACAAACCAGTGCCGATGGCGCACCGATTAAAAAAGGTAAGCTCGGCGATCTGTTGAAAAACCGTAATTTGTTGCGCGTCTACTTGATGGTATTTTGCAGCCTGTTTGGATTCTTCGTCATTCTGACCTGGCTTCCCTATTATCTACAAAGTGAGCGGGGCATTCCTGGTAACGAGACAGGCTTTATCTCTTCATTAGTCGCCTGGATTTCTATTCCTGGAGCCTTAATCTTCTCTTCCATTTCCGACCGTTTAGGTAAACGCAAACCGTTAATTCTGATTCTGGTTCCTCTTGCCACTCTGAGCCTGTTATCCATTGTCTGGATGCCAAGCATGACCGGTGTCGTTATCGCTCTGTGTATTTATGGTCTGGTCGGAAAGCTAGCCCTCGATCCGGTGCTAGTCGCACTGGTTGCCGATAGTGTTGATGAAAACAACTACAGTACCGCATTTGGCCTGTTCAACTTTATCGGAATGAGCTCCTCCATTCTGGCGCCTATCATCACCGGTGCGGCCCGCGATATCACCGGTAGTCTGGCCTCCGGCTTCTATCTCTCCGCCATCCTATTGGTCATTGGTTTGGTTGGTATGTTGTTCTTAAAAGAAAAGAAATAA